The DNA window GCCCACCTCGAACGCCTGGAGAAGCATCCGTCCGCGATCACCGGTCTGCAGGCGGTCCCCGACGCGAAGCGGACCGAGGTCGCCGGACGGATCCGACGCCGGATGACGGAGGTGCTCGAGACGGTGAACGAGGATCCGGCCGCCTTCCTGATCACGTCCCCGTTCACGATCGCGACCATCCGGCGACGCTGAATCCGTTTGCGGCGCCCAGCCGCGATGCGACAGGCTCGGGCGCATGAGCAGGCTCCCCGACACCGAGCGGCTGACGTTCCGGCGGTTCACCAATGCCGATCTCGACAACGTCGAGCAGCTCAACGGTGACGCCGAAGTCATGCGCTTCCTCGACGGCGGTCCGCAGCCGCGGGCCGAGATCGAGGAACGGGTGCTGCCAGAGCTGATCGCCGACCAGAACGAGAACGGCCTCGGCCGGTGGGCGGCGGAGACCGTGGACGGAACGTTCGTCGGCTGGTTCTCGACGCACGCCAGGACGCCCGACGACGGCCCGATGGAGTTCTGGGCCAGCTCGGACGACCCCACCGTCGTGTCGATCGGCTACCGCCTCAGCCGAGCCGCGTGGGGCAAGGGCTACGCGACCGAAGGCGCGAAGGCCTTGCTCCGTTGGGCATTCCTCTCCCTGCGCGCCACCGAGGTCGTCGCGTCGACGATGGCGGTCAACAAGGGATCCCGCAACGTCATGGAGAAGATCGGCCTACACCACGACCGGACGATCCACATCGACTGGCCGGACCCCCTTCCCGGCACCGAGCACGGCGAGGTCGAGTACCGCCTGCGCCGCGACGAGTGGATCACCCTCCGCCCCGCCCGACCGGACGAGGCAGGGGAGCTGACCGAGCTGGTCATGAGGTCGAAGGCCTACTGGGGCTACGACGACGCGTTCATGGCCGCCTGCCGGGAAGAGCTCACCCTGCGTCCGGAGGACATCGAGCAGCGCCGGATGTTCGTCGCCACCGCCGGCGACGAGCTCGCGGCCGTCGCCACGCTCGACGGCGCGCCGCCCGACGGCGAGCTCGGCACGCTGTTCGTCGATCCCGCGTTCATCGGTCAGGGCTTGGGCAAACGCCTGTACCGGCACGTCACCGCGCTCGCTCGCGCGATGGGCTTCGCGAGCCTGTCGATCGACGCCGACCCCAACGCCGAGCCGTTCTACAAGGCGATGGGTGCGACCAGGGTCGGCAGCGCGCCGTCGGGCTCCATCCCCGGGCGCGAAGTACCGTTGATGCGCGTCGATCTCGCGTCCTAGGCGGGTACGTCGCCCACCTCGGCCTGGACGCGGGCGAGTTCCTCGGTGAGCTCCTTCACCACAGTCGCGTACGCCGGATCGTCATACCTGCTGTGGAGTTCGCGCGGATCCCGAACGAGGTCGAACAGCTCCCACTCCGGCGTACGCGACTCCGACGACGCTCCGGCCTGGCCGAAGCCAGAGCCGTAGTAGTAGACGAGCTTGTGCTCCTTGGTCCGTACGCCATAGTGCGAGCAGACGTGGTGGGACGTGTCGAGATGCTCCCAGTAGCGGTAGTACACCGACGTCCGCCAGTCGTCCGGCCGTTCGCCGTGCAACAGCGGCAGCAGGCTGTGCCCCTGCATCCGCGCGGGAGCGGGAACGCCGGCGAGGGCGAGGAACGTCTGCGCGAAGTCCACGTTCACCACCAGGTCGTCGCACACCGACCCGGCGGCCACCACGCCCGGATACCGAACGAGGAAAGGCATCCGCAGCGACTCCTCGTACATGAACCGTTTGTCGTACCAGCCATGGTCGCCGAGGAAGAAGCCCTGATCGGACGTGTAGACGACGAGCGTGTCGTCCGCCAACCCCTCGCCGGACAGGTAGTCGAGCAGCCGCCCCACGTTGTCGTCCACCGACGCGACGCAACGCAGGTAGTCCTTCAGGTAGCGCTGGTACGCCCACCGTGCGTGCTCCTCGTCCGACAGTCCCGGCGGCGGCGACTCCTTCAGGTCGGTCGGCGTCAGGTCGCGCGACACCCGCATCCGCGCGTTCTCCGCCGCGGACGCCCGATGCGAGTAGTCGTCGAAATACGTCGCAGGCAGCGGAATGTCCTTGTCCGCATAGAGATTCGCGTGCCGGGCGTCCGGCTCCCACGGCCGGTGCGGTGCCTTGTGGTGCACCAGCAGGCAGAACGGCCGGGTGTCGTCGCGGTCGTCCAACCAGTCCAGCGCCAGGTCGGTGATCAGGTCGGTCGCGTACCCGCGCCGGACCCGAGACCCGGCGGGGGAGAGGAACGTCGGATCGTGGTACTCACCCTGGTCCGGCAGCACCTCCCACGCGTCGAAGCCCACCGGGTCGTGGACGCCGCCGTGCCCCAGATGCCACTTCCCGAACAGGCCCGTCTGGTAGCCGGCTTCCCGCAGCAGCGCGGGGAACGACACCTGCGTGGCGTCGAACGGAGCCGAGAGCGTCGTGACCGCGTTGACGTGGTTGTACGTGCCGGTGAGGATCGCCGCCCGGCTCGGTGCGCAGATCGCGTTCGTGCAGAAGGCGTTGTCGAAACGCATTCCCTCGGCACCGAGCCGGTCGATGTGCGGCGTCTCGTTGATCACACTCCCGTAGGCGCCGATCGCGTGCGCGGCGTGGTCGTCGGACATGATGAAGACGATGTTCGGTTGCCGTCTCGTGCTACGCCGATGCAGTTCGACCACGTCGCGTGCTCACCTCACGAGTAGGAGTTCTGTCAACGCCACTTGGCGTTGAAGCGCTCCAACGACATTACCGGGCGGAGGTGGCGTTCGACCTCGCCCTTGCTGAAGTACTTCCGGACTCGGTCGTTCAGCAGCTCGTTGCCGATCGGTCCCAGCACCATCGCCTGGTCCAGCGCGAGATACCGCTTCGCCGGCGTGTTGCTGCGTACGGCGATCGAGTCGTAGAACCCGCCCGGCCCGTACGCGTCGAGGTTCCGCTCCAGCATCCGCAGGTTGTCGACGGCCTGGCGCGGCGCGTACGGCAGCGAGAGGAACGACGCGTGCGGCGTCACCACGCCGTCGCCGAACGTCGGGAACGGCTTCGCCTCCCGGCAGCCCTCGAACCCGCGATCGACGTCGGTCTTCTCCCGGTCGGACGGGTAACCGCCCGGATCCATGCCCATCTCCTCGACGCCGTACACGCTGTAGCCGCCGAACGGGTCACTCGCGGGGGAGAAGCCCCAGTAGCCGTACTTCGCCTCGGCCAGCCCGTGCTCGATCTGTCCCTGCACGTAGATCGGGTGGTTGAGGCCCCAGCTCTTCGGCCCCCACTTCTCCTCTGGCACGAACATCGCCGGCATCAGCGCCTCGAACATGTCGCCGCCCCAGGTCGGGACGAACTGCAGCCCGCGGTAGCGGTAGGCGCCCTCGTACACGGACACGCCGAGGTACGTCGCGTTGCCGCCGACCGGCTTCTGCTCGACCCAGCCCCAGTCGCAGTTCGAGGGGAACGTGCGGTTCGGCCCGAAGTACGCGACGGGCGGCATCTGGCCCTGCGAGATCCCGATGTACGTCGCGATCCGCGGCTCGGTGTTGAACGTGTCGTAGTTGAAGCAGGTCCGGTAGATGTCGGCGCCTTCGTACGTACCCTTCTCCACGCACTGGTTCGGCGGCTCCGCGGCGTACGCGCCGCCACGCAGGAGTCCGCCGCCGACGTTGTGGTGGCCGGTCGGGTTCGCGTTGTAGTAGAGCCCGAAGTCCATTTTCTCCAACAGGGCTTGGGCTTTGCGTCCCACCTTGCCGGGCACGGCGTTCCGGACGACCATGAACGACGCCGCGAGCCAGCCGTTGTCGACGCTGGACAGGAACGGGTAGACGGGATCGCCGGTCTCCGGCCATTCGTGCAGCAGAGCGCCGGTGTGCGGGTCGTACCAGTTGTAGAACATGCCCGACGCCGTGTGGTGCTCCAGGGTCGCGAGCGTGTCGAGCGTCTGGTCGATGCGGCGTTCGGTCTCCTTCTTGCCGATGATGCCGAGGTCGCGCGCGACGACCGCGCTCCACAGGTAGCCGCCGACGTTGGTCGGCGAGGTGTACTCGCTGCGGCTCGCGGCGGACAGGTCGCCGCCGATGTTGTCGGCCGGCAGTCCGGTCGCCGGATCGACCATCGCGACGAACGACTTCCAGGTGTCCTTGGCCCAGCGGTGCAACGTGCGGTCGGTATCGCCGCCCTTCGAGTCAGCGACCGCCGGCGCGCCGACGAGCAGGAGGGGTAGTACGAGCAGAGCCGCCGCGTAGCGTGTCCAACGCATGGTTCGTCTCCTCGTGGTGGGGTCCGCAGCTCGACCGAACGGTGAGTGCGGTGGGCAGTACGTCGAGGCGCGGCGCCGAACCGCCCTCGATCTGGGCGTCGAGCGCGCGAGCGGCGTACGCTCCGAGCTCGCGCATGGGCTGCCGCATCGTGGTGAGCGCGGGACGGACGTGGCGTGCGGCCATGATGTCGTCCCAGCCGGTGACGGCGAGCTCGTCGGGTACGGCGATGCCCCTGCGTTCGGCGACCAGCAGCGCGCCGAGCGCGACCTCGTCGTTCGCGCAGACGAGGACGTCGGGGCTTGTCCCCGTGCCGAGGGCTTTCTCGGCCGCAGCCTCGCCCTCGGTCTCGTCGAACCCGCAGCGGATCGGGTTCTTGGGTGCCTCGATTCCGTTGCTGGTAAGGGTTTCGCACATGCCGTTCCAACGTTCGGCGACGTCGTACGAGGCGTCCGGGTCGCCGAGGAACGCGAATCGCCTGTGTCCGTGGGCGATCAGGTGGTGGGTGAGCTCGTGCGCGGCCTGCTGGTTCTCGGCGGCGACGGTCGCGAGGTCCTCGATCCGCGGCCGCGCGAGCAGGACGATCGGAAGGCCGGTGGCGGCGAGCCCGCGTACGGCGTCGTCGTCGATCGTCTGGCCCATGACGACCAGCCCGTCCACGCGGCTGGCGAGGTCGCTGACCTGGTGCTCGACGTTGTCGCGACCGCGGGTGGCGAGGATGAGCACGGACCGGCCGAGCTCGGCGGCCGCCTCCTCGTACCCGAGCACGACCTCGGCATAGTACGGACCGGACAGGTCGGGGAACACGATCCCGTTCGCGGCGTTCCGTCCCTCGGCGAGGCTGCGGGCCGTTCTGCTGGGGCGGAAGTTCAGCTCGCGGGCGGCCTGCTGGACCCGTTCCTTGGTGGCGGGCGTCACCAGGTCGGAGCCCCGCAGCGCGCGCGAGACCGTGGCGATCGACACCCCCGCCCGTTCGGCGACGGCGTAGATCGTGGCGGTGCCTGTAAGCGCTTTCATCGTCGACCGAGAGTATGCGCCAGAGGCGGGGCGGCGAAACCCCGCTGTCAGAACTTGGCCTGGTCCTCGATCTCGACCGGCGTCCGGCCGCGCAGGAAGTCGAAGTCGCAGCCGTCGGGCGCCTGGCCGACGGTGTCGAGGAACAGCCGGCCGTAGCCGCGGGCGTACGGGCGCCGCGGTGGTTGCCAGGCGGCGCGTCGGGCTTCGAGCTCCGCGTCGTCGACGTGCAGGTCGAGGCGGCGGTTCTCCAGGTCGAGCTCGATCTCGTCGCCGGTCTGGACGAACGCGAGCGGGCCGCCGACGGCGGACTCCGGCGCGACGTGCAGCACGATCGTTCCGTACGCGGTCCCGCTCATCCGCGCGTCGGAGATGCGCACCATGTCGCGTACGCCCTGGGCCAGCAGCTTCTTTGGTATGGGGAAGTTACCGACTTCCGGCATGCCGGGACCGCCGATCGGACCCACCGATCGGAGCACGAGGATGTCGGAAGGCTCGACGTCGAGGTCATCGCTGTCGATCTTCGCGCGCAGATCGTCGAGGTCCTCGAAGACCACGGCCCGTGCGCGATGCTGGAGCAGCTCGGGGGAGGCGGCAGCGTGCTTGATCACGGCACCGTCCGGCGCCAGCGAGCCACGCACGATCGCCGTACCGCCGTGCGGCCTGACCGGCTCGTTCCTCCGGCGGATCACGTCGCCATCCGGCGGCGGGGCCTCGGCCGCGTTCTCCGCGACGGTCCTGCCGGTCACCGTCAGCGCGGTGCCGTCCAGCAACGGCAACAGCTCGCGCATCAGCGCGGGAACGCCGCCGGCGTGGAAGAAGGCCTCCATCTGGTGCGCGCCGATCGGCCGCAGGTTGGCGAGCAACGGGGTCCGCTCGCTGATCTCGTCGAACAGGTCCAGCGGCAGCTCGACATCGCAGCGTCCGGCGATCGCGGGGAGGTGCACGACCGCGTTCGTACTCCCGCCGAGCGCGGAGAACACCGTCAAAGCATTCTCGAAAGCTTTCCGGTCGAGGATCTTCGACGGCCGCAGGTCCTCGGCGACCATGGCCACGATCCGCCGCCCCGAGGCCTGCGCCAACCGGAGGCGTCGCGAGTCGACGGCAGGGATCGCGCCGTTGCCCGGCAACGCCATGCCGAGGGCCTCGGTCAGCGAGTTCATCGTCGACGCCGTACCCATCACCATGCAGTGCCCGGCGGAGCGGACGATGCCGTCCTCGATCGCCTTGTACGTCGCGTCGTCCAACGTGCCCGCGCGGTTCTCCGCGGTGAGGCGGCGGCAGTCCGTACACGCGCCGAGGCGCTCGCCGTTGTAGTGCCCGTCGAGCATCGGCCCACCGCTGACCATGATCGCGGGGACGTCGGCGCTGGCGAGCCCCATCAACGCGGCGGGCGTCGACTTGTCGCAGCCGGACAGCAGCACCACGCCGTCGAGCGGCTGCGCGCGGATCATCTCCTCGGTGTCCATGGCCGCGAGGTTGCGATGCAGCATCGACGTCGGCGAGAGGTAGATCTCGCCGAGCGAGATCGTCGGGAACTCCAGTGGCGTACCGCCGGCCTGCAGCACGCCGCGCTTGACGGCCTCGGCGAGCTCACGGAAGTGCCGATGGCAGTTGTTGAGCTCGGAGAACGTGTTGCAGATGCCGATGATCGGCCGCTCGAGCTCGTCGTCTCCCAGCCCCATCGACTTCGTGAAGGCCCGGTGGATGAACCCGGACACGCCGGGCTCGGCGAAGAAGTTCGTACCGCGGCGGGCCGTCACTCGCCCGTGGCCTCGACGAGTCGCAGGTACGCGCCCTCGAGATGCGTCTCGATCGCCGCTTGCGCCGCCACGGCATCGCCGGCCGCGAGCAGGTCGCGGAGCTCGGTGTGCTCGCGGAACGCGATCTCGTTGAAGTCGTGTCGTGCGACGTTCCGCGTGTAGAGAAACGCGTAGACCTGGCTGCGGATCTGCTCCCACGAGCGCAGCAGCCGGCGGTGGTCGGCGGCCTGGTAGACGACGTCGTGGAACGCGACGTCCAGCGCCGCCGCGTCGCGGGCGGTGTAGTCGTCGCGGAGCTGGCTCATCTGCTCGAGCACCGAGTCCAGGACGGCGAAGTGCTCCGGCCTCGCGCGTTCGGCGGCACGTTTGACGGCCAGCTGCTCGAGGGCGAGGCGGAGTGTGTAGACCTCTTCGATGTCGGCGCGCGACAGCTCCGCGACCTGGGCGCCGCGGTGCCTTCGGAGGACGACGAGGCCTTCGCGTTCGAGCTGGGCGAGCGCCTCACGTACGGGACCGCGACTCACCTGGAGGGCGTCGGCGAGCTCGGCTTCGCGCAGGTGCTGGCCGGGAGCGAACTGGCCTTGGGCGATGGTCTCGCGGAGCCGGTCGGCCACGGTCTCGGCGAGGGCCGGAGTCGAGGCGGGCACCAACGGCGTCTCCGAAAACGGCGCGCTCAATCCGTTGCCCTCCTCCATGTCGCTCCGTCGCCCCATGCGACCCTTGTGATTGTCAACAATCAACTATTGACATGCAAGGGCGCCGAGTTGATGCTACCCGCAGAGGGTCTGGGTCCGGCTGGCAGAAGGAGTGACGTGGGGGCAACTGCCGTGCAGCCCGGAGTATGGGGCGTGCTGGCCACTCCGTTCTCGCGTGACGGCTCCGCGCTGGACGAGGAGTCGCTGGACCGCGAGGTGCGATGGTACGTCGAACGCGGCGTCACCGGTCTCACCGCGCTCGGGGTGTTCGGCGAGGCCGCCTCGCTGACCGCAGCCGAGCGGCGGCGGGTCGTCGAGATCGTCGCCGCGGCCCGTGGGTCGCTCCCGGTCGTGATCGGTGTGACGTCGCTCGACACTGCGGGTGCGATCGCCGAGATCCGGAACTTCGCCGACGTCGCGGGCGATGGGTTGGCCGCCGCGATGGTGCAGATCAACTCGTCGAACCCGGGCGAGCTCGTTCCGCATCTCGAGGGCATCAACCGCTCGACCGGTGTGTCGATCGTGCTACAGGACTACCCGGCGATCTCCGGGGTGCGGATCACGCCGGCCGACCTGGTGATGGCGGTCGAGTGGCTGTCCTCGGTGGTCGCGGTGAAGTCCGAGTCCTCGCCTTCGCCGGCCGCGATGGCCGTGCTGGCTTCCGGGTTGCAGGTGCCGGTCTTCGGCGGGCTCGGTGGAACGTGCCTGCTGGACGAGCTGTCCTTGGGCGCTGCTGGTGCGATGACGGGCTTCTCGGTGCCGGAGGGGTTGGTCGAGGTCGTCGCCGCCTTCCGTTCGGGCGGCTACGAGGCGGCACGGGCAGCTTGGTTGCCCTACCTGCCGCTGGTGAACTTCGAGTTCCAGCAGGGGATCGCGCTGGCGATCCGCAAGGAGAGCCTTCGGTTGCGCGGCGTCCTCGCCGGCGCCACCGTACGGGCGCCGGCGAAGCCACTGCCTGATGCGTTGCGCGGCCTCCTCGCCACCCATCTGGCGCAGACGCCACATGGCGACGAGATTCTGGTCTCCGCCTAGAGGATCTTGACGGCCTGGGCAGCGTCGAACCGGCGGGTGACGTCGGCCCAGTTGGCGACGTTCCACCACGCCTTGACGTAGTCGGCCTTGACGTTGCGGTACTGCAGGTAGAAGGCGTGCTCCCACATGTCGAGCATGAGCAGCGGGTAGCTGCCGGCCGCGAGGTTGCCCTGGTGGTCGTAGAGCTGCTCGATGATCAGCTTCTGCCCGAGGGCGTCCCAGGCGAGGATGGCCCAGCCGGAGCCCTGGATCCCGAGCGCGGCGGCGGTGAAGTGGGCCTTGAAGCCGTCGAAGCTGCCGAAGTGCTCGTCGATCGCGGCCGCGAGCTCGTCGTTGCTGCCAGGCTTGTCGCCGCCGTCGGGGGAGAGGTTGGGCCAGAAGACGGAGTGGTTGACATGGCCGGCGAGGTTGAACGCGAGATTCTTCTGCATGAGATTGACGCCACCGAGCTGCTCCTTGTCCCGCGCCTCAGCGAGCTGCTCGAGAGCGTCGTTCGCGCCCTTGACGTACGTGGCGTGATGCTTGGAGTGGTGGAGCTCCATGATCTCGCCCGAGATATGC is part of the Tenggerimyces flavus genome and encodes:
- a CDS encoding superoxide dismutase — translated: MSNPYALPDLPYDYAALQPHISGEIMELHHSKHHATYVKGANDALEQLAEARDKEQLGGVNLMQKNLAFNLAGHVNHSVFWPNLSPDGGDKPGSNDELAAAIDEHFGSFDGFKAHFTAAALGIQGSGWAILAWDALGQKLIIEQLYDHQGNLAAGSYPLLMLDMWEHAFYLQYRNVKADYVKAWWNVANWADVTRRFDAAQAVKIL
- a CDS encoding dihydrodipicolinate synthase family protein; this translates as MGATAVQPGVWGVLATPFSRDGSALDEESLDREVRWYVERGVTGLTALGVFGEAASLTAAERRRVVEIVAAARGSLPVVIGVTSLDTAGAIAEIRNFADVAGDGLAAAMVQINSSNPGELVPHLEGINRSTGVSIVLQDYPAISGVRITPADLVMAVEWLSSVVAVKSESSPSPAAMAVLASGLQVPVFGGLGGTCLLDELSLGAAGAMTGFSVPEGLVEVVAAFRSGGYEAARAAWLPYLPLVNFEFQQGIALAIRKESLRLRGVLAGATVRAPAKPLPDALRGLLATHLAQTPHGDEILVSA
- a CDS encoding glucoamylase family protein: MRWTRYAAALLVLPLLLVGAPAVADSKGGDTDRTLHRWAKDTWKSFVAMVDPATGLPADNIGGDLSAASRSEYTSPTNVGGYLWSAVVARDLGIIGKKETERRIDQTLDTLATLEHHTASGMFYNWYDPHTGALLHEWPETGDPVYPFLSSVDNGWLAASFMVVRNAVPGKVGRKAQALLEKMDFGLYYNANPTGHHNVGGGLLRGGAYAAEPPNQCVEKGTYEGADIYRTCFNYDTFNTEPRIATYIGISQGQMPPVAYFGPNRTFPSNCDWGWVEQKPVGGNATYLGVSVYEGAYRYRGLQFVPTWGGDMFEALMPAMFVPEEKWGPKSWGLNHPIYVQGQIEHGLAEAKYGYWGFSPASDPFGGYSVYGVEEMGMDPGGYPSDREKTDVDRGFEGCREAKPFPTFGDGVVTPHASFLSLPYAPRQAVDNLRMLERNLDAYGPGGFYDSIAVRSNTPAKRYLALDQAMVLGPIGNELLNDRVRKYFSKGEVERHLRPVMSLERFNAKWR
- a CDS encoding IlvD/Edd family dehydratase is translated as MTARRGTNFFAEPGVSGFIHRAFTKSMGLGDDELERPIIGICNTFSELNNCHRHFRELAEAVKRGVLQAGGTPLEFPTISLGEIYLSPTSMLHRNLAAMDTEEMIRAQPLDGVVLLSGCDKSTPAALMGLASADVPAIMVSGGPMLDGHYNGERLGACTDCRRLTAENRAGTLDDATYKAIEDGIVRSAGHCMVMGTASTMNSLTEALGMALPGNGAIPAVDSRRLRLAQASGRRIVAMVAEDLRPSKILDRKAFENALTVFSALGGSTNAVVHLPAIAGRCDVELPLDLFDEISERTPLLANLRPIGAHQMEAFFHAGGVPALMRELLPLLDGTALTVTGRTVAENAAEAPPPDGDVIRRRNEPVRPHGGTAIVRGSLAPDGAVIKHAAASPELLQHRARAVVFEDLDDLRAKIDSDDLDVEPSDILVLRSVGPIGGPGMPEVGNFPIPKKLLAQGVRDMVRISDARMSGTAYGTIVLHVAPESAVGGPLAFVQTGDEIELDLENRRLDLHVDDAELEARRAAWQPPRRPYARGYGRLFLDTVGQAPDGCDFDFLRGRTPVEIEDQAKF
- a CDS encoding sulfatase family protein; its protein translation is MVELHRRSTRRQPNIVFIMSDDHAAHAIGAYGSVINETPHIDRLGAEGMRFDNAFCTNAICAPSRAAILTGTYNHVNAVTTLSAPFDATQVSFPALLREAGYQTGLFGKWHLGHGGVHDPVGFDAWEVLPDQGEYHDPTFLSPAGSRVRRGYATDLITDLALDWLDDRDDTRPFCLLVHHKAPHRPWEPDARHANLYADKDIPLPATYFDDYSHRASAAENARMRVSRDLTPTDLKESPPPGLSDEEHARWAYQRYLKDYLRCVASVDDNVGRLLDYLSGEGLADDTLVVYTSDQGFFLGDHGWYDKRFMYEESLRMPFLVRYPGVVAAGSVCDDLVVNVDFAQTFLALAGVPAPARMQGHSLLPLLHGERPDDWRTSVYYRYWEHLDTSHHVCSHYGVRTKEHKLVYYYGSGFGQAGASSESRTPEWELFDLVRDPRELHSRYDDPAYATVVKELTEELARVQAEVGDVPA
- a CDS encoding GNAT family N-acetyltransferase, whose translation is MSRLPDTERLTFRRFTNADLDNVEQLNGDAEVMRFLDGGPQPRAEIEERVLPELIADQNENGLGRWAAETVDGTFVGWFSTHARTPDDGPMEFWASSDDPTVVSIGYRLSRAAWGKGYATEGAKALLRWAFLSLRATEVVASTMAVNKGSRNVMEKIGLHHDRTIHIDWPDPLPGTEHGEVEYRLRRDEWITLRPARPDEAGELTELVMRSKAYWGYDDAFMAACREELTLRPEDIEQRRMFVATAGDELAAVATLDGAPPDGELGTLFVDPAFIGQGLGKRLYRHVTALARAMGFASLSIDADPNAEPFYKAMGATRVGSAPSGSIPGREVPLMRVDLAS
- a CDS encoding LacI family DNA-binding transcriptional regulator; translated protein: MKALTGTATIYAVAERAGVSIATVSRALRGSDLVTPATKERVQQAARELNFRPSRTARSLAEGRNAANGIVFPDLSGPYYAEVVLGYEEAAAELGRSVLILATRGRDNVEHQVSDLASRVDGLVVMGQTIDDDAVRGLAATGLPIVLLARPRIEDLATVAAENQQAAHELTHHLIAHGHRRFAFLGDPDASYDVAERWNGMCETLTSNGIEAPKNPIRCGFDETEGEAAAEKALGTGTSPDVLVCANDEVALGALLVAERRGIAVPDELAVTGWDDIMAARHVRPALTTMRQPMRELGAYAARALDAQIEGGSAPRLDVLPTALTVRSSCGPHHEETNHALDTLRGGSARTTPPARRRAGGR
- a CDS encoding GntR family transcriptional regulator, which encodes MGRRSDMEEGNGLSAPFSETPLVPASTPALAETVADRLRETIAQGQFAPGQHLREAELADALQVSRGPVREALAQLEREGLVVLRRHRGAQVAELSRADIEEVYTLRLALEQLAVKRAAERARPEHFAVLDSVLEQMSQLRDDYTARDAAALDVAFHDVVYQAADHRRLLRSWEQIRSQVYAFLYTRNVARHDFNEIAFREHTELRDLLAAGDAVAAQAAIETHLEGAYLRLVEATGE